From a single Bacillus pseudomycoides DSM 12442 genomic region:
- a CDS encoding VC0807 family protein, with the protein MNQNKKAIFDIVFYLVFPFLIWKFAKTHIDPYYAMLISSVPGILYTLYCFKKEKQFNVTGFFILITLIANTTVDLLSGSAERMLWNDAYYHIVLGCIVICTIFIKKPLMLYFAADIAALQGHDRDKSRTLYRDKRIYPALQYLTLFFGLQFILKSFLKIYFISVFGVEGYGEMRAIMTAVGWGISICIGIGFVWVNNKIHSVTEQKEST; encoded by the coding sequence ATGAATCAAAATAAGAAAGCTATATTCGATATTGTATTTTATCTCGTCTTCCCTTTTCTCATTTGGAAATTTGCAAAAACGCATATTGATCCTTATTATGCAATGCTTATTTCCTCAGTACCGGGAATTCTTTATACACTGTACTGCTTTAAGAAAGAAAAGCAGTTCAACGTTACAGGGTTCTTTATTCTTATTACCCTTATTGCTAACACGACAGTAGACTTACTATCTGGTTCTGCTGAGAGAATGCTATGGAATGATGCATATTATCATATCGTACTCGGATGCATTGTCATCTGTACAATCTTTATTAAAAAACCACTCATGTTATATTTCGCAGCTGATATCGCAGCCTTGCAAGGACATGACCGAGATAAGAGCCGCACTCTTTACCGTGACAAACGCATATATCCAGCCTTGCAATATTTAACACTATTTTTTGGTCTCCAATTCATTTTAAAAAGCTTTTTAAAAATCTATTTCATTTCTGTTTTTGGTGTAGAAGGATATGGTGAAATGAGAGCAATCATGACCGCTGTTGGCTGGGGAATTTCCATATGTATTGGGATAGGATTTGTATGGGTTAATAATAAAATACACTCAGTAACTGAACAGAAAGAATCTACAC